TGACGGCATCTGGAACAACAATCCGGTCTTTGCCCAGCTTTTGGGGATGTGTCCTCTGCTGGGGGTGACAACGACGGCTGAAAATGGCATCGGCATGGGGCTCGCTTCCCTGGCGGTGTTGTTGGGTTCCAACATCGTGGTTTCCCTGGTGCGCAACTATATCCCCCGGGATGTGCGTATTCCCTCCTACATCGTGATCATCGCCTCGTTCGTGACGATCATTGATCTGACCATGAACGCCTGGCTGCACGATCTCCACAAGACTCTGGGTCTCTTTATCCCGCTGATTGTGGTGAACTGTGCGATTTTGGGTCGTTCGGAGGCTTTTGCTTCGAAGAATACGGTGGTTAAGGCGATAGCGGACGGGATTTTTATGGGTCTTGGCTTTACGCTGGCGCTCTTTTTGTTGGGGGCGGCTCGGGAAATTTTGGGTGCCGGGCAGATTTTTGGTTATGATCTGTTTGGAGCGAGCTTTCATCCGGCGTTGGGGTTTGTGTTGCCACCGGGGGCATTTATTGCCTTGGGCTTTATACTGGCGCTGGTGAAATGGATCGATCAGATGCGGGAGGCGGCTGCCGAAAAAAGAGAAGCGGCTGCAGCTCCCCCAGTCCAGCCCCAACCTGAAACTGCCTGACCAGCCAACACCAAGCCCCATCATCACCTGGGGTTATCTGAAAAAAATATCCACCCGGAGGGAGAAATCCTTCCGGGTGTTTTGTTTTTTGGGTGTGGAAGCGGTTCAGTTATGTCCTTCAGGCGAGCCAATCCATAAACTCACGGGGGG
This is a stretch of genomic DNA from Magnetococcales bacterium. It encodes these proteins:
- a CDS encoding electron transport complex subunit E, which gives rise to MSDVTYKQIASDGIWNNNPVFAQLLGMCPLLGVTTTAENGIGMGLASLAVLLGSNIVVSLVRNYIPRDVRIPSYIVIIASFVTIIDLTMNAWLHDLHKTLGLFIPLIVVNCAILGRSEAFASKNTVVKAIADGIFMGLGFTLALFLLGAAREILGAGQIFGYDLFGASFHPALGFVLPPGAFIALGFILALVKWIDQMREAAAEKREAAAAPPVQPQPETA